A single genomic interval of Pyrus communis chromosome 7, drPyrComm1.1, whole genome shotgun sequence harbors:
- the LOC137741102 gene encoding receptor-like protein 6: MKMESWLSKFTCFYCLLFLLLNATHCFSFMQTQTRTLCHADEHSFLSQFKESFTIDKSASGSPFAYPKVASWAREGDQNQSNCCSWDGVECHAESGRVIGLDLKSSCLYGSINSNSTIFRLVHLQMLDLSDNDFNSSEVPSRLGHDLSSLSYLNLSLSAFSGQIPSEISKLSKLSTLDLSHNNGLELRKSNMRILVQNLTSIKQLHLSDVGIYSTVPDILVNVSSLTSLNLSYCGLYGEFPIGIFHLPNLEELRLQFNIDLNGYFPKFNRTNSLKILDVSETNFSGELPSSIGNLHSLNYFDISTCSFDSHVPSSFRNLTQLSFLGMHSFYNVSVGPFLVPDSLSCFEKLTKLNYLDLSDINLQGNFPHFVANLTQLVFLYLSTNSLTGEIPKSLFHLRNLEHLDLTSNNLQGEFPKSFFHLRNLELLSLSGNNLSGLVEFDEFSNLKKLKVLGLAANRLSVRVKSGSSATLPKFEFLRLCECNLTEFPEFLKDQYELGALYLSRNNIHGQIPKWLWNATRETLVNLDLSSNSLTGFEENPVTLPWKNLQIFEIWNNRLQGSLPIPPQYITSYIVRNNSYSGKVSPLFCNLNYLQDLNLANNNLSGMLPQCLGKSSSLEILRLMFNSFHGHIPPFCANKNSLKFVGLGYNRLQGMLPRSMADCIQLEFLHIGNNQISDIFPSWLGVLPVLRGLILGSNAFHGIIGKPPTNHEFPNLCIIDLSNNQFSGMLPSKYMENWNFMKYVVTNKGSQYFTVSSNASINKYGYYFQFSYEMIIPVKGVELTYHQTPYDLRLIDFSSNRFEGEIPASIIGSLAALHVLNLSNNTLSGQIPSSLGNLIALESLDLSQNKLSGMIPGCLAQLTFLAYFNVSYNHLWGPIPLGKQFGTFLEDSYQGNSGLCGELLSKKCEASESSRRLPRSSFEEAGFPFEFDWYVVLPGVISGLIVGVVAGNTLADKKHEWFVETFSRRRKPTTARATRGHRT; the protein is encoded by the coding sequence ATGAAAATGGAATCTTGGTTGTCCAAGTTTACCTGTTTCTATTGTCTTCTTTTTCTATTACTTAATGCTACTCACTGTTTTTCATTTATGCAGACTCAGACACGGACACTTTGCCATGCTGACGAGCACTCCTTCTTGTCACAATTCAAGGAAAGCTTTACGATAGACAAGTCAGCTTCTGGATCTCCTTTTGCTTATCCGAAGGTAGCATCTTGGGCTCGAGAAGGAGATCAGAATCAGAGTAACTGTTGTTCGTGGGATGGTGTTGAGTGCCATGCGGAGTCTGGCCGTGTCATTGGCCTTGACCTCAAGAGCAGCTGTCTCTATGGTTCTATCAATTCCAACAGCACCATCTTCCGACTTGTTCACTTGCAGATGCTTGACCTCTCAGATAACGACTTCAATTCCTCTGAAGTACCATCGAGATTAGGCCATGACCTTTCGAGTCTATCCTATCTCAACCTTTCACTGTCTGCATTTTCTGGCCAAATTCCATCCGAAATTTCAAAGCTATCCAAACTGTCTACCCTTGATCTGTCTCACAATAATGGTTTGGAGCTTAGGAAGTCCAACATGAGAATCCTAGTCCAAAACTTGACCAGCataaaacaacttcatcttagtGATGTAGGCATATACTCCACTGTGCCTGATATCTTGGTCAATGTATCTTCTCTCACATCTCTCAATCTAAGCTACTGTGGGTTGTATGGGGAATTCCCAATAGGCATTTTCCACCTACCAAACCTAGAGGAGCTTAGATTGCAGTTTAACATAGACCTAAATGGTTATTTTCCTAAATTTAACAGGACCAATTCCCTCAAAATATTGGATGTTTCAGAGACAAATTTCTCTGGTGAACTTCCTAGTTCTATCGGAAACCTTCATTCCTTGAATTACTTTGATATCTCAACCTGTAGTTTTGATTCCCATGTTCCATCTTCATTCAGAAACCTTACCCAGCTCAGCTTCCTTGGGATGCATTCATTTTATAACGTGTCTGTAGGCCCATTCTTAGTTCCTGATTCCTTGTcttgttttgaaaaattaaccAAGCTCAACTACTTGGATCTTTCGGATATTAACTTACAGGGGAATTTCCCACATTTTGTGGCTAACCTGACCCAACTTGTGTTCCTATATTTGTCTACCAATTCATTAACTGGTGAAATCCCTAAGTCGCTTTTCCACCTCAGAAATCTTGAACATCTGGACCTTACCTCCAACAATTTGCAAGGAGAATTTCCTAAGTCGTTTTTCCACCTCAGAAATCTTGAACTTCTTAGCCTTTCCGGTAATAATTTGAGTGGATTAGTTGAGTTTGATGAGTTTTCCAACCTCAAAAAGTTGAAGGTACTTGGTTTAGCGGCCAACAGGTTATCCGTGCGTGTCAAATCTGGTTCGAGTGCTACTCTTCCAAAGTTCGAATTTCTAAGGTTGTGTGAATGCAACTTGACAGAGTTTCCAGAATTTTTGAAAGATCAATACGAATTGGGAGCCCTATACCTTTCTCGTAACAACATTCATGGCCAAATACCAAAATGGCTCTGGAATGCAACTAGAGAAACTTTGGTCAATCTCGACCTCAGCTCTAACTCCTTAACAGGCTTTGAGGAGAATCCAGTCACTCTTCCATGGAAAAATCTacagatttttgaaatttggaatAATCGGTTACAAGGGTCATTGCCAATTCCACCACAATATATCACGTCTTACATTGTCCGCAACAATAGTTATAGTGGAAAGGTTTCGCCATTGTTCTGCAACTTGAATTATCTTCAAGATCTTAATTTGGCCAACAACAACCTGAGTGGTATGCTTCCACAGTGTTTGGGGAAGTCCAGTAGCTTGGAAATATTGCGTTTGATGTTTAATTCTTTCCACGGCCATATTCCTCCATTTTGTGCTAACaaaaatagtttgaaatttGTTGGGTTGGGTTACAATCGGTTACAGGGGATGCTACCAAGATCAATGGCCGATTGCATTCAGTTAGAGTTTCTTCACATTGGCAACAATCAAATCAGTGACATCTTCCCTTCTTGGTTAGGGGTACTTCCAGTATTGAGGGGTCTCATTTTGGGGTCGAATGCATTTCATGGGATAATTGGGAAGCCTCCAACTAATCATGAGTTCCCAAACTTGTGCATCATTGATTTATCCAACAACCAGTTTTCAGGTATGTTGCCTTCTAAGTACATGGAGAACTGGAATTTCATGAAATATGTTGTCACGAACAAGGGAAGCCAGTACTTTACAGTCTCATCGAACGCCAGCATAAATAAATATGGATAttactttcaattttcatatGAGATGATAATTCCTGTAAAAGGTGTTGAGTTGACATATCATCAGACCCCATATGATCTGAGACTCATAGATTTCTCAAGTAATAGATTTGAAGGAGAGATTCCAGCAAGTATCATTGGGAGTCTAGCAGCACTTCATGTGCTAAACCTCTCCAACAACACTCTCTCTGGTCAAATCCCCTCATCTCTAGGGAACTTGATTGCTCTTGAATCGTTGGATCTCTCTCAAAACAAGCTCTCAGGAATGATCCCTGGTTGTTTGGCACAACTCACTTTCCTTGCGTACTTCAACGTGTCGTATAACCATCTTTGGGGGCCTATACCACTTGGCAAACAATTTGGTACATTCCTAGAAGATTCATACCAAGGAAACTCAGGTCTGTGTGGAGAGCTTTTGTCCAAGAAATGCGAGGCTTCTGAGAGCTCGAGGCGACTGCCACGATCAAGCTTTGAAGAGGCTGGGTTTCCATTTGAGTTTGACTGGTATGTAGTCTTGCCGGGAGTTATTAGCGGACTAATAGTGGGAGTGGTTGCTGGAAACACATTGGCAGACAAGAAGCATGAATGGTTTGTGGAGACATTCAGCAGGAGGAGAAAGCCAACAACCGCAAGGGCGACGAGGGGACACCGAACTTAG